In the genome of Sphingopyxis sp. YF1, the window CCGATCCCGCGCAGCTGGCCGGCACGAAGGACGGCGGGCTGCTGCTGAAACACAATGGCCTGCACATCGAGCTCGTCATCGATCCCGACAGCGCGATCGGCCGGACCGACCCTGCGGGCATCGCCGACGTGCTGCTCGAAGCCGCGCTGACGACGATCATCGACCTGGAAGACAGCGTCGCGGCGGTCGACGGCGAGGACAAGGTTCTTGGTTATACCAACTGGCTCGGCCTGATGCGCGGTGACCTGACCGAGAGCTTCGCCAAGGGCGGCAAGACCGTCACCCGCGCGATGGAGCCCGACCGCGCATGGACCGCGACCGGCGGCATCCCCTTCACCCTGCCGGGACGCAGCGTGATGTTCGTGCGCAACGTCGGTCATCTGATGACCAATCCGATGGTCCGGCTTGCCGACGGCAGCGAGGCGCCCGAGGGGCTGTGCGACGCGGTGTTCACCAGCCTCTGTTCGCTGCACGATCTCAAGGGCCTCGGCACGCTCCGCAACAGCCGCGCGGGCAGCATCTATATCGTCAAGCCGAAGCAGCACGGGCCCGAAGAATGTGGCTTCACGAACCGGCTGTTCGACGCGGTCGAGGATATGCTCGGCCTCGCGCGCCACACGATCAAGGTCGGGGTGATGGACGAGGAGCGTCGTACGTCAGCGAACCTCGCGGCGTGCATCCATGCGGTGAAGGACCGCATCGTCTTCATCAACACCGGCTTCCTCGACCGCACCGGCGACGAGATCCACACCTCGATGCGCGCGGGGCCGATGATCCCCAAGGGCGAGATGAAGGCGAGCGACTGGATCGCGAGCTACGAGGACCGCAACGTCCGCATCGGGCTCGCCTGCGGGCTTTCGGGCAAGGCGCAGATCGGCAAGGGCATGTGGGCGATGCCCGACCTGATGAAGGCGATGCTCGAGGCCAAGATCGGCCACCCGAAATCGGGCGCGAACACCGCCTGGGTGCCGTCGCCGACCGCTGCGACGCTCCACGCGCTGCACTATCACCAGGTCGACGTCTTCGCGCGCCAGAAGGAGATCGCGGGCGAGGCGGTGCCGTCGCTCGACCGACTGCTGAACATCCCGGTCGCCGTCGGGCGCAACTGGAACGAGGCCGAGGTCACGCGCGAGCTGGACAATAATTGCCAGGGCATTTTGGGCTATGTCGTTCGCTGGATCGATCAGGGCGTCGGTTGTTCGAAGGTGCCCGATATCGACGACGTCGGGCTGATGGAGGATCGGGCGACCTTGCGCATTTCGAGCCAGGCGCTCGCCAACTGGCTGCTCCACGGCGTCTGCACCGCGCAGCAGGTCGACGCCGCGCTGGCGCGGATGGCGGCGAAGGTCGATGCGCAGAATGCGGGCGACGCGCTTTACGAAAAGCTGACGCCCGAGGGCATCGCCTGGCAGGCGGCGCGCGCGCTGATCTTCGAGGGCGTGGTACAGCCGTCGGGCTATACCGAACCGCTGCTCCACAAATATCGGCAGGTGAAAAAGGCGGGATAAACCGCCCGGGGGGCGGGGCTACTCGCGGTGGATCTTGCTGTGCCCAAGGTCCCCCGCGGGGTCGGGCTGGTCCGAAGGCACGACGAAGGTCACCGCCTGCGCGCCGAAAAGGCCCGCGGGGATGCGGACGAGGCCGCGGACGCGGAAATTTTCGGTGTCCATCCGTTTGAGCTTGCCGTCGCGGACGAGCTGCGCGAGCCCCATCCAGCCGGGCAGCTGGTCGTAGCGCGTCGCGGGGACCGGGGCGACGAGGCTGTCCGGATCGATGTCGTAAACCCCCGCGGGCTCGAAATCGGCGTAGCCGCGCTGCCATTCGGGCAGGTCCTGGTCCTGATCGTGCGCGGCATAGATTTTGGCCGCGATGGCGTCCGCGCCGATCGTCAGCAGTGCCGGATCATAGCCGCCGCCGACGACATCGGGCGCGCGCAGTCCCGGCAGCAGCGGTGGTTCCACGCCCTGCTGCGGCGTCCGCCGGCCACCCAACAGCCACGCGGCGGGGTCCGGCTGGCTGCGATAGAGTGCCGCAGGCGGCAGCGAGCAGCCTTCGACGAATAGCAGCTTCGATCGCGGCACCCCGGTCACGCCGACCGGATAGGGTTTTTGCGTGACCACGACGAGCCGTTCGATCCGGCTGGTCCAGCCGCCGACGCGCAGCACCGAATTGCGCGCGCCCGCGACGACCAGATAGAGCGGCCTGAAACCCGGCGCGATGCGGAGATCGAGCGCCGTCGTCGCCTCTTCCTGCGGGTTTTCGGCTTCGAGGCGCACCGACGAGATGGCGGCGCCGTTGTAATAGCCCGCGAAGACGAGCGCCGCCTCCTTGCTCGGTGGCGGCGGCGCGCAGGGGGCGATTTCGGCGACGAATGGTCCGCCGGTCTCGACCGGCGCCGTGGCGACCGAGCGTTCGATGCCCGCCCACGCACCCCAGGCGAGCAGCGGCAGCGCGGCGATGAGCAGGATATGGCGCAACCGAGCCTCCGATCGGGGCATCGGGGTAGTGCGAGAAGATGGAGGAGCGGTTAAGCTGCACGCTTGTCCGGGTGACGATCATAATATAGGGGGGTAGGGTATGAGTCACACAACGACCAACCCCGACCTTCTTGCGCGCGTGCGCCGCATCGCGGGGCAGGTCGGCGCGGTCGAGAAGGCGCTTATCGCGGGCGAGCCCTGCGCTACGGTATTGCACCGCATCGCCGCGGTGCGCGGCGCGGTGAACGGGCTGCTCGACGAGGTGATCGCCGATCATCTCGCCGCGCATGTCGCGGCGCCGGGCCTGTCGGAAGATGAGCGCACGGCGGGCGCCGACGAGCTGCTCGCGGTGATCCGCCGCTATTCGAAATGACCAGGATGGAGCGTCCGTTGCACAGCCCCCCGCATAGCGCCGCGCATAGCCACGACTTCCTTGCCGCATCGCACGACGACAATGCGCGGCGCACGCTGTGGGTCGTCGCGCTGACCGCGGTGATGATGGTCGGGGAGATCGTCGCGGGCTATGTCACCGGGTCGATGGCGCTGCTCGCCGACGGCTTTCACATGGCGACCCACGCCGGGGCGCTGGGGCTCGCGGCGCTGGCCTATGGCTATGCCAAGCGCCACCGGCACGATCCGCGTTACAGCTTCGGCACCGGCAAGGTCGGCGACCTCACCGGCTTTGCCTCGGCGCTGATCCTCGGGCTGTTCGCGCTCGGCATCGCGATCGAATCGGTGCTGCGGCTGATCGATCCGCAGCGCGTCGATTTCGCCAGCGCGACGCTGGTCGCGGTGATCGGGCTGGCGGTGAATATCGTCAGCGCGCTGTTGCTGATGGGCGGGCACGACCATGGCGATGGTCATGGCCATCACCATGGGCACGATCACCGTCACGGCGCCGGACATCATCACGATCACCACCATGATCATTCGCACGACCATCATCAGGGGCATGGTCACGACAACAACCTGCGTTCGGCCTATCTGCACGTGCTCGCCGACGCGCTGACGTCGGTGCTGGCGATCGCGGCCTTGCTCGCGGGGCGCTACCTCGGCTGGCGCTGGATGGACCCGGTGATGGGGATCGTCGGCGCGATCGTCATCGCGCACTGGTCGTGGGGGCTGATGCGCGACACCGCCGCGGTGCTGCTCGACGAAAGCGTCGATCCGCTGGCCGAGGCGGTGCGGGCGCGGATCGAGGAGTTGGGCGGGATCCGGCTGCTCGACCTGCATGTCTGGCGCGTCGGGCCCGGCGCGCACGCCGCGATCGTCGAGGTCGCGGGCGATCACCCGGGCGCCGCAGTGCGCGAAGCGCTTGCGGGGATCGCCGGCATCCGCCATCTGACCGTCGCGGTGCGCTGAACGCGCGCCTTTTCCGGAGGTTTCGATGCAGATCGCGGTGCTGACGTTCGACGGTTTCAACGAACTCGATTCGTTCGTCGCCGCGGCGATCCTCAACCGGCTGCGCGAGCGGGGCTG includes:
- a CDS encoding metal/formaldehyde-sensitive transcriptional repressor gives rise to the protein MSHTTTNPDLLARVRRIAGQVGAVEKALIAGEPCATVLHRIAAVRGAVNGLLDEVIADHLAAHVAAPGLSEDERTAGADELLAVIRRYSK
- the dmeF gene encoding CDF family Co(II)/Ni(II) efflux transporter DmeF; its protein translation is MHSPPHSAAHSHDFLAASHDDNARRTLWVVALTAVMMVGEIVAGYVTGSMALLADGFHMATHAGALGLAALAYGYAKRHRHDPRYSFGTGKVGDLTGFASALILGLFALGIAIESVLRLIDPQRVDFASATLVAVIGLAVNIVSALLLMGGHDHGDGHGHHHGHDHRHGAGHHHDHHHDHSHDHHQGHGHDNNLRSAYLHVLADALTSVLAIAALLAGRYLGWRWMDPVMGIVGAIVIAHWSWGLMRDTAAVLLDESVDPLAEAVRARIEELGGIRLLDLHVWRVGPGAHAAIVEVAGDHPGAAVREALAGIAGIRHLTVAVR
- a CDS encoding malate synthase G → MTEFLDRHGLSIDARLVDFVQDRALPGTGLDADKFWADFAALLGKFAPENAALLQKREDLQARIDAWHGERAGQPHEPQAYQAFLREIGYLVPEPAPFQVGTQNVDPEIATMAGPQLVVPALNARFALNAANARWGSLYDAFYGTDALDAPPATPGGYDAVRGAAVIARAKAFLDEAVPLASGSWADWPGGMPDLADPAQLAGTKDGGLLLKHNGLHIELVIDPDSAIGRTDPAGIADVLLEAALTTIIDLEDSVAAVDGEDKVLGYTNWLGLMRGDLTESFAKGGKTVTRAMEPDRAWTATGGIPFTLPGRSVMFVRNVGHLMTNPMVRLADGSEAPEGLCDAVFTSLCSLHDLKGLGTLRNSRAGSIYIVKPKQHGPEECGFTNRLFDAVEDMLGLARHTIKVGVMDEERRTSANLAACIHAVKDRIVFINTGFLDRTGDEIHTSMRAGPMIPKGEMKASDWIASYEDRNVRIGLACGLSGKAQIGKGMWAMPDLMKAMLEAKIGHPKSGANTAWVPSPTAATLHALHYHQVDVFARQKEIAGEAVPSLDRLLNIPVAVGRNWNEAEVTRELDNNCQGILGYVVRWIDQGVGCSKVPDIDDVGLMEDRATLRISSQALANWLLHGVCTAQQVDAALARMAAKVDAQNAGDALYEKLTPEGIAWQAARALIFEGVVQPSGYTEPLLHKYRQVKKAG